In Zunongwangia sp. HGR-M22, the sequence AAATAAGGATTTGTGATTTCTCCAGCTTCTTTTTTATCTAAAAATTCCTTCATTGTAGGAATACCTTTTCGGTATTTAATATCTTGATATTTGGGTATCTCTGGATTAAAATTATAAATATATCTAAAATCTTTATCTCTCACAGAACGCACTCTATCATATTCGGAATCCATTCTGTCACGCGCAGCATATACGTAATCTCTTTTAGTATCTTCTGCAAATTCACCTAAAAATGCTTTTCCCTGCATATATTTTGGTGGCTGGATATTGGCTATAGAAAGTACACTTGGAGCAAAATCTATTGAACTAATTAAGTCGTTTATTTCTGCATGAGCATTTTCACCTTTAGGATATTTCACTAAAAAAGGAATATGTGTTCCTCTTTCTAGAATTTCTCGTTTCATCCATGGTAAATTACCGCCGTGGTCACTAAAAAAGAAAATATAACTATCTTCGTAAACTCCGTCTTCTTTTAACTGCGCGATAATCTCTCCTACCTGATCATCCATCATTTCTATATGCGAAAATAAATTCGCAAAATCTTTACGTACTGTTGGAGAATCTTCGTAATACGCAGGAATTTTCGCCTTCATACTTTCAGGGCTCACTCTAAAATTATCTGGATAGTTCATCACCTGAGACTCGTGCGTGATAAAAATATTATATATACTGAAGAAAGGCTGATTTTTGTCTCTGTTCTTATAAGTAGCAGCAGAACTACTTTCATCCCAAACCGTCACCGGCGCTTGAAACTGGTAGTCTTCTTTGGAATTATTTGTAGTGTAATATCCCTCTTTTCTTAAATACTCAGGAAATGCTTTCACATTCTCCGGCAATACAGCATCATATAAAGGCACACCTTCCGGCATAAATTTTTCTTCAATAGCTCTGGTACGCATATGTTGCGCACCTACAGAGATTGGATGCATACCTGTAATTATACCTGCCCTACTAGGCGCACAAACACCAGCGATAGTGTAGGTAGAATTATACTTCACTCCTTCTTCCGCAAGTTTATCTATATTTGGTGTATTGATAATATCATCACCAAATGTTGCCATATAAGG encodes:
- a CDS encoding sulfatase family protein; the encoded protein is MKLVENAVILLLNETINYLENDVTPMSEKLFKPLVIIAILLVNSMFAQQNKKQPNIIWITCEDISPYMATFGDDIINTPNIDKLAEEGVKYNSTYTIAGVCAPSRAGIITGMHPISVGAQHMRTRAIEEKFMPEGVPLYDAVLPENVKAFPEYLRKEGYYTTNNSKEDYQFQAPVTVWDESSSAATYKNRDKNQPFFSIYNIFITHESQVMNYPDNFRVSPESMKAKIPAYYEDSPTVRKDFANLFSHIEMMDDQVGEIIAQLKEDGVYEDSYIFFFSDHGGNLPWMKREILERGTHIPFLVKYPKGENAHAEINDLISSIDFAPSVLSIANIQPPKYMQGKAFLGEFAEDTKRDYVYAARDRMDSEYDRVRSVRDKDFRYIYNFNPEIPKYQDIKYRKGIPTMKEFLDKKEAGEITNPYLADWFEPTKPVEELYNVSEDPDEVHNLADNPEYKDKLEELRRAYQNWVSRVGDLSYMSEPYMVKEYMWNGEGEIPQTKPVQIIQAKEGIYLKEQTPGTSIGYRVVKKSDKEKTELHEVKSWDLEIIFNMKSQGEKIEAPKQFKVYDGEAIKLKKGEQLEINAQRIGYKPYSTLFKN